Proteins encoded by one window of Dreissena polymorpha isolate Duluth1 chromosome 11, UMN_Dpol_1.0, whole genome shotgun sequence:
- the LOC127850899 gene encoding uncharacterized protein LOC127850899, giving the protein MADGAVRHYTEWTPRLIRRSRYAYEDESRETSNIMNILGYGPEIRQKRREHYIEIDRLFNTFGENLLSTYITAGSKAEGLTCLYDSDIDTIFVLPYVVCLENCFDQSNIPCHITILEMSFKMTTAGYCRVLLGRLAPAGSSAIPDSLCENDCGNPLLSSALFVAHFNYAWCASGMVIHPRAGPSLPWSHGPFKNDRVHAIRCHCPNILQTWANRTRHWPPSDIVEKVVAMGALVTPIGFKGSELNHMEWRICFNTGETELVNNLNDTQIKLYVLLKMIAKDILKPQKKEITSYTMKNVVFWLAENNQSSFFHSGSLFHWLREGLNNLRTSLSTKQLPYYMIPERNLLAESELNTDQQLLWVRTIADMMEEGPRILLRLKIFRQAIIGYPEPLLWYSKMRTGMEMWTLELNKRMCQCTVTCSMAIETDTILQTCMKRIYEISKEVLCRMFLEGSSVNDINVHEAMLS; this is encoded by the exons ATGGCGGACGGGGCTGTTCGACATTACACGGAATGGACTCCAAGGCTAATCAGGCGGTCAAGG TATGCGTATGAAGATGAATCCCGGGAAACAAGCAACATTATGAATATCCTGGGGTATGGACCCGAGATCAGACAGAAACGCCGAGAACATTACATAGAGATTGATAGGCTGTTTAATACATTTGGAGAGAACTTACTGAGTACGTACATCACTGCGGGGAGCAAAGCGGAGGGACTTACATGTTTATACGATAGCGATATTGACACAATATTTGTGTTACCATATGTTGTGTGTTTGGAAAACTGTTTTGACCAAAGCAATATTCCTTGTCACATCACTATATTAGAAATGAGTTTCAAAATGACAACTGCGGGATATTGTAGAGTACTACTTGGGAGACTTGCTCCTGCAGGCTCTTCTGCTATTCCCGATTCCTTATGTGAAAATGACTGTGGCAACCCTTTATTAAGCAGTGCACTATTTGTAGCTCATTTCAACTACGCATGGTGTGCATCCGGCATGGTCATCCATCCACGTGCTGGTCCATCGTTGCCATGGTCTCATGGTCCTTTCAAAAATGATAGGGTACACGCCATTCGCTGTCACTGTCCAAACATATTGCAGACATGGGCAAATCGAACTCGTCACTGGCCACCATCAGATATTGTAGAGAAAGTGGTTGCGATGGGAGCTTTAGTTACTCCGATCGGGTTTAAAGGCAGCGAACTCAACCATATGGAATGGAGGATATGCTTTAATACTGGAGAGACGGAACTTGTAAATAATCTTAATGACACTCAGATCAAATTATATGTTTTGCTTAAAATGATCGCTAAGGATATACTGAAACCGCAGAAAAAAGAAATCACATCGTACACAATGAAGAATGTCGTATTTTGGCTAGCGGAGAACAACCAATCCTCTTTTTTCCATTCCGGAAGTTTGTTTCATTGGCTTCGTGAGGGACTGAATAACTTACGAACCTCTTTGTCCACTAAGCAACTGCCTTACTATATGATACCTGAACGAAATCTGTTGGCGGAATCTGAACTGAACACTGATCAGCAGCTACTCTGGGTGAGAACTATAGCGGACATGATGGAGGAAGGGCCGAGAATACTACTTAGGTTGAAGATATTCCGACAGGCAATTATCGGGTACCCGGAACCACTTCTGTGGTATAGCAAGATGAGGACTGGAATGGAGATGTGGACGTTGGAGCTTAACAAAAGAATGTGTCAATGCACGGTCACGTGTTCCATGGCTATTGAGACTGATACTATCCTGCAGACATGCATGAAACGTATTTATGAGATCAGTAAAGAGGTCTTGTGCCGTATGTTTCTGGAGGGCAGTTCAGTTAATGATATCAATGTACACGAGGCGATGCTAAGCTAA